Proteins encoded within one genomic window of Kibdelosporangium phytohabitans:
- a CDS encoding ThuA domain-containing protein, with product MGRRLMTGRFRRRTGRRALLVLTAAAAMVSGSLTSASAAPQPQAPAAAVAETGVKVLVFHGPVADQQDPVAKAAATVKELGAANGISVATTTDPNAFTAQNLAGYRGVVFLSAEKAALTRDQEAVLQAYIKAGNGFLGVGDAAKAQSDSTWFTGLIGTRPVGAISTPEAVNAVTASAENAPNESAAKAADNNPSTKWLTFNPTGWLLYQMKSATTANRYSLTSANDFLGRSPKNWTVEGSNNGSTWTKVDEQTNQVFTDIFQTKQYTIASPVSYTSYRLTITANNGDPIIQLADFSLFAGDPTPPPPPGVNQAVVNILDRQHPANKGLPLNITRSDRWYNWSPNPVGTVHTIAQVEERHYNPGPGANGPFHPVSWCRDYEGGRSFYTGMGHTEGSYSEPAFRSHLTGALQWTTGVVRGDCQATIASNYKIERLTAPNQPGQLDQIGEPHGITTAPDGTMFYVGKAACPSGEISEWEDPKVGLGCGTIHQYKPDTKQVKLLTTLPVMGNRGGGGELQKNEEGLLGIVPDPKFTENGWIYVYWMPHDTVDRVKHTGLRTISRFTYDRTAQTIDQGTRKDLLQWLTQEHSCCHAGGGMAFDAKGNLYVGSGDSNSSEGSDGYSGNNWTKDFQGLSFQDARRTSGNTNDLNGKIIRIHPEADGTYTIPQGNLFPPGTDKTRAEIYVMGVRNISRLQIDPVTQWLTAAWVGPDAGKPNPDKGPAKYETATIITEAGNHGWPYCMGNKQPYRDRSNTDATVLTGWYDCNAPKNNSPRNTGLVDLPPVKNNMIWYTVDGGGPVYPARPDGSGIPTYNEADATYTQPYLKGGNQAVMTGPTYRRELVNTNSGVAWPEYWNSKWFIGDQGNAQNRIAVTVDPAGVATAQPPAFAESLRAIIPGGTGGTQLQSWMDAKFGTDGALYLLDYGGGFFTLHQNQKLIKISYQGGAPTPRPAATSTAVQNKPLTYGFSGSKSGGVSYRWDFGDGTQSTEANPVHTYARIGTYNAKLTVTYANGETQQLPVTVNVGCAVPDSRGTVFMGGTDSGVANKPVGGGCTINDLVDDESPWTDHGAFVRHVEALAGQLQKDGVINSRENGALVRAAAGSDIGTAANTGYQSIYNGTEASLKDWVQAPGGSFSIQPDGSLRSSGGLGMLWYAGKEFGNFSVKMQFRDSSPGDTRANSGMFTRFPDPRTPLEQRPPGSCGTVGSARTSQAWVAIYCGHEVQIYDGNTGEPQKTGSIYNFDPNTLDNAGATPKGVWNDYEIRIVGQHYTIIRNGKVINEFDNTPGKQSSREGDPPTDMRQFASGFLGLQNHGNSDVIDFRNIRVRSL from the coding sequence ATGGGGCGACGGCTTATGACTGGCCGATTTCGCAGGAGAACAGGAAGACGAGCCTTATTGGTGCTGACCGCCGCGGCGGCCATGGTGAGCGGATCGCTGACGTCGGCGTCCGCGGCACCGCAGCCGCAGGCACCGGCGGCGGCGGTCGCGGAGACCGGCGTCAAGGTCCTCGTCTTCCACGGTCCGGTCGCCGACCAGCAGGACCCGGTGGCCAAAGCAGCCGCCACGGTCAAGGAGCTCGGCGCGGCCAACGGGATCTCGGTCGCCACGACCACCGACCCGAACGCGTTCACCGCGCAGAACCTCGCGGGCTACCGCGGTGTGGTGTTCCTGTCCGCCGAGAAGGCGGCGCTGACCCGTGACCAGGAAGCCGTGCTGCAGGCCTACATCAAGGCGGGCAACGGTTTCCTCGGCGTCGGCGACGCGGCCAAGGCGCAGTCCGACTCGACGTGGTTCACCGGCCTGATCGGCACGCGCCCGGTCGGCGCCATCTCCACGCCGGAAGCGGTCAACGCGGTCACCGCCAGCGCGGAGAACGCGCCGAACGAGAGCGCGGCGAAGGCGGCCGACAACAACCCGAGCACCAAGTGGCTGACGTTCAACCCGACCGGGTGGCTCCTCTACCAGATGAAGTCGGCGACGACGGCCAACCGGTACTCGCTCACCTCGGCCAACGACTTCCTCGGCAGGTCACCGAAGAACTGGACCGTCGAAGGCTCCAACAACGGCAGCACGTGGACGAAGGTCGACGAGCAGACCAACCAGGTCTTCACCGACATCTTCCAGACCAAGCAGTACACGATCGCCTCGCCGGTGTCGTACACGAGCTACCGGCTCACCATCACCGCCAACAACGGTGACCCGATCATCCAGCTGGCCGACTTCAGCCTCTTCGCGGGCGACCCGACTCCCCCGCCGCCTCCCGGGGTCAACCAGGCGGTGGTGAACATCCTCGACCGGCAGCACCCGGCCAACAAGGGCCTGCCGCTCAACATCACCCGCTCCGACCGCTGGTACAACTGGTCGCCGAACCCCGTCGGCACTGTGCACACGATCGCGCAGGTCGAGGAGCGGCACTACAACCCGGGGCCAGGCGCCAACGGCCCGTTCCACCCGGTCTCGTGGTGCCGTGACTACGAAGGCGGCCGGTCCTTCTACACCGGCATGGGCCACACCGAGGGCAGCTACAGCGAGCCCGCGTTCCGCAGCCACCTGACGGGTGCGTTGCAGTGGACGACCGGTGTGGTGCGCGGTGACTGCCAGGCCACCATCGCCTCCAACTACAAGATCGAGCGGCTGACCGCGCCCAACCAGCCGGGCCAGCTCGACCAGATCGGTGAGCCGCACGGCATCACCACCGCCCCCGACGGCACGATGTTCTACGTCGGCAAGGCGGCGTGCCCGTCCGGCGAGATCTCCGAGTGGGAGGACCCGAAGGTCGGCCTCGGCTGCGGCACCATCCACCAGTACAAGCCGGACACCAAGCAGGTCAAGCTGCTCACGACGCTGCCGGTGATGGGCAACCGCGGTGGTGGCGGTGAGCTGCAGAAGAACGAAGAGGGCCTGCTCGGTATCGTGCCGGACCCGAAGTTCACCGAGAACGGCTGGATCTACGTCTACTGGATGCCGCACGACACGGTCGACCGCGTCAAGCACACCGGTCTGCGGACGATCTCGCGGTTCACCTACGACCGCACCGCACAGACGATCGACCAAGGCACCCGCAAGGACCTGCTGCAGTGGCTGACGCAGGAGCACAGCTGCTGCCACGCCGGTGGCGGCATGGCGTTCGACGCCAAGGGCAACCTGTACGTGGGTTCCGGTGACAGCAACTCGTCCGAGGGTTCCGACGGTTACTCCGGCAACAACTGGACCAAGGACTTCCAGGGACTGTCCTTCCAGGACGCGCGCCGGACGTCGGGCAACACCAACGACCTGAACGGCAAGATCATCCGCATCCACCCGGAGGCGGACGGCACGTACACCATCCCGCAGGGCAACCTGTTCCCGCCGGGCACGGACAAGACTCGCGCGGAGATCTACGTGATGGGCGTGCGCAACATCTCGCGCCTGCAGATCGACCCGGTCACGCAGTGGCTGACCGCCGCGTGGGTCGGCCCGGACGCGGGCAAGCCCAACCCCGACAAGGGTCCGGCCAAGTACGAGACCGCCACGATCATCACCGAGGCGGGCAACCACGGCTGGCCGTACTGCATGGGTAACAAGCAGCCGTACCGCGACCGCAGCAACACCGATGCCACGGTGCTGACCGGCTGGTACGACTGCAACGCGCCGAAGAACAACTCGCCGCGCAACACGGGTCTGGTCGACCTGCCGCCGGTGAAGAACAACATGATCTGGTACACGGTGGACGGCGGCGGCCCGGTCTACCCGGCCCGGCCGGACGGCAGTGGCATCCCGACGTACAACGAGGCGGACGCCACCTACACCCAGCCGTACCTCAAGGGCGGCAACCAGGCGGTCATGACCGGCCCGACCTACCGCCGCGAGCTGGTCAACACCAACAGCGGTGTGGCGTGGCCGGAGTACTGGAACAGCAAGTGGTTCATCGGTGACCAGGGCAACGCGCAGAACCGCATCGCGGTGACGGTCGACCCGGCCGGTGTCGCGACCGCGCAGCCACCGGCGTTCGCGGAGTCGCTGCGGGCGATCATCCCCGGCGGCACCGGCGGCACGCAGCTGCAGAGCTGGATGGACGCGAAGTTCGGCACGGACGGCGCGCTCTACCTGCTCGACTACGGCGGCGGGTTCTTCACGCTGCACCAGAACCAGAAGCTGATCAAGATCAGCTACCAGGGCGGCGCGCCGACGCCGCGGCCGGCGGCGACCTCCACCGCGGTCCAGAACAAGCCGCTGACCTACGGGTTCTCCGGTTCGAAGTCAGGTGGCGTGTCCTACCGGTGGGACTTCGGTGACGGCACGCAGTCGACCGAGGCCAACCCGGTGCACACCTACGCCCGCATTGGCACGTACAACGCCAAGCTGACGGTGACGTACGCCAACGGCGAGACCCAGCAACTGCCGGTGACCGTGAACGTCGGGTGCGCCGTGCCTGACAGCCGCGGCACGGTGTTCATGGGCGGCACGGACTCCGGCGTGGCGAACAAGCCGGTCGGTGGCGGCTGCACGATCAACGACCTCGTCGACGACGAGAGCCCGTGGACCGACCACGGCGCGTTCGTCCGGCACGTCGAGGCACTGGCCGGGCAGCTGCAGAAAGACGGCGTGATCAACAGCCGCGAGAACGGCGCGTTGGTGCGTGCCGCGGCCGGGTCGGACATCGGCACGGCGGCCAACACCGGCTACCAGTCGATCTACAACGGCACCGAGGCGTCGCTGAAGGACTGGGTGCAGGCGCCGGGTGGGTCGTTCTCGATCCAGCCGGACGGTTCACTGCGATCCTCCGGCGGGCTGGGCATGCTCTGGTACGCGGGCAAGGAGTTCGGCAACTTCTCGGTGAAGATGCAGTTCCGGGATTCCTCGCCGGGTGACACCCGCGCCAACAGCGGCATGTTCACCAGGTTCCCGGATCCGCGCACGCCGCTGGAGCAGCGTCCGCCCGGCAGCTGCGGCACGGTCGGCAGCGCCCGCACCTCGCAGGCCTGGGTCGCTATCTACTGTGGACACGAAGTCCAGATCTACGACGGCAACACCGGTGAGCCCCAGAAGACCGGGTCGATCTACAACTTCGACCCGAACACACTGGACAACGCCGGTGCCACGCCGAAGGGCGTCTGGAACGACTACGAGATCCGGATCGTCGGACAGCACTACACGATCATCCGCAACGGCAAGGTGATCAACGAGTTCGACAACACGCCGGGCAAGCAGTCGTCGCGTGAGGGCGACCCGCCGACCGACATGCGGCAGTTCGCCAGCGGCTTCCTCGGTCTGCAGAACCACGGCAACTCCGACGTGATCGATTTCCGCAACATCCGAGTGCGGTCGCTCTAA
- a CDS encoding OmpL47-type beta-barrel domain-containing protein — MFRRLIAGVAGALMVTSIAVAIPASAVQAPAPVQAQAQQVLRWTASQDINQYTSFPTTAVAGKATIQFENSKATGSVDMAHTLTFDRDTPGYNTDVRLNINASPEDEQGGKWQAEVTLTPGKYRIHCTYPGHQGMVSELTVLPDGEDTTPPTVSAAVKGTKDTNGNYVGKATVEVTAADSQSGVDKVEYQINDQSWQPYTAPVELTTPGDYSVQYRASDKKGNQSEVGSTRFKVVQQPPDSTPPTVSHAITGDKDPQGNYINKATVTVTATDTESGVKSTEYKLDSGNWTAYTAPVVVSTEGMHMLHYRATDNANNVSPEGMAHFTIVVQQPDTTPPTVTAAVTGDKDPQGNYISKATVALTATDSQSGVKSTEYKLDAGNWTVYTAPVVVSTAGAHTVTYRATDNANNVSAEGTTNFTVVAPPDTTPPTVTSAIAGDKDPQGNYINKATVTLTATDTGSGVKSTEYKLDSGAWTTYTAPVVVSAVGAHTVTYRATDNANNVSAEGTANFTVVINDPDTTPPTVTSAVAGDKDPQGNYIGKATVTVTATDTQSGVKSTEYKLDSGNWTAYTAPVVVSTAGAHMIHYRATDNANNVSPEGMASFTVVAQQPDTTPPTTSAAVTGDKDPNGNYLGSASVTITATDAGSGVQSVEYSLDNGAWTQYLNTISVATKGAHTVQYRATDKAGNAAAEKSVSFTVVESGSDKCPNSDTRATVIIERDDTGVANPDTGNGCTVSDLVDQYRNWESHGVFVRHVDTVTSELVARGVLSRRDAGAIVRAASRSDIGS, encoded by the coding sequence ATGTTTCGACGCTTGATCGCCGGGGTGGCAGGCGCGTTGATGGTGACGTCCATCGCCGTGGCCATACCGGCTTCCGCAGTCCAGGCACCCGCCCCCGTTCAGGCGCAGGCACAGCAGGTGCTGAGGTGGACTGCCAGCCAGGACATCAACCAGTACACGTCGTTCCCGACCACAGCTGTCGCGGGCAAGGCCACCATCCAGTTCGAGAACAGCAAGGCCACCGGCAGCGTCGACATGGCCCACACGCTGACGTTCGACCGGGACACACCCGGGTACAACACCGACGTCAGGCTCAACATCAACGCCAGCCCGGAAGACGAGCAAGGCGGCAAGTGGCAGGCGGAGGTCACCCTCACGCCCGGCAAGTACCGCATCCACTGCACGTACCCCGGCCACCAGGGCATGGTCTCCGAACTGACAGTGCTCCCGGACGGTGAGGACACCACTCCCCCGACGGTCAGCGCGGCCGTGAAGGGCACCAAGGACACCAACGGCAACTACGTCGGCAAAGCGACTGTCGAGGTGACCGCGGCGGACTCACAGTCCGGTGTGGACAAGGTCGAGTACCAGATCAACGACCAGAGCTGGCAGCCGTACACCGCGCCGGTCGAGCTCACCACCCCGGGTGACTACTCGGTGCAGTACCGCGCGAGCGACAAGAAGGGCAACCAGTCCGAGGTCGGTTCGACGCGGTTCAAGGTCGTCCAGCAGCCGCCGGACTCCACTCCGCCGACGGTCAGCCACGCGATCACCGGTGACAAGGACCCGCAGGGCAACTACATCAACAAGGCGACTGTCACCGTCACCGCGACGGACACCGAGTCGGGCGTGAAGTCCACGGAGTACAAGCTCGACTCCGGCAACTGGACCGCGTACACCGCACCGGTCGTGGTCTCGACCGAGGGCATGCACATGCTCCACTACCGGGCCACGGACAACGCGAACAACGTCTCGCCCGAGGGCATGGCGCACTTCACGATCGTGGTCCAGCAGCCGGACACCACTCCCCCGACGGTGACCGCGGCGGTCACGGGTGACAAGGACCCGCAGGGCAACTACATCAGCAAAGCCACGGTCGCCCTGACCGCGACCGACAGCCAGTCGGGCGTCAAGTCGACCGAGTACAAGTTGGACGCGGGCAACTGGACGGTGTACACCGCGCCTGTCGTGGTCAGCACCGCCGGTGCGCACACGGTCACGTACCGGGCCACGGACAACGCCAACAACGTCTCCGCTGAAGGCACGACGAACTTCACAGTTGTGGCTCCACCGGACACCACACCGCCCACGGTCACGTCCGCGATCGCCGGTGACAAGGACCCACAAGGCAACTACATCAACAAAGCCACCGTCACCCTGACCGCAACCGACACCGGCTCAGGCGTCAAGTCCACCGAGTACAAACTCGACTCAGGCGCATGGACCACCTACACGGCACCAGTCGTGGTCAGCGCGGTGGGCGCGCACACGGTCACGTACCGGGCCACGGACAACGCCAACAACGTCTCCGCAGAGGGCACGGCGAACTTCACGGTCGTGATCAACGATCCGGACACCACGCCACCCACGGTCACATCGGCCGTCGCGGGTGACAAGGACCCGCAGGGCAACTACATCGGCAAAGCGACTGTGACCGTCACGGCCACGGACACGCAGTCGGGCGTGAAGTCCACGGAGTACAAGCTCGACTCGGGCAACTGGACGGCGTACACCGCGCCTGTCGTGGTCAGCACCGCCGGGGCCCACATGATCCACTACCGGGCCACGGACAACGCGAACAACGTCTCGCCGGAAGGCATGGCCAGCTTCACCGTCGTGGCCCAGCAGCCGGACACCACCCCGCCGACGACCAGCGCGGCCGTCACGGGTGACAAGGACCCGAACGGCAACTACCTCGGCAGTGCCTCGGTCACGATCACCGCGACCGACGCCGGGTCCGGTGTGCAGTCGGTCGAGTACTCGCTGGACAACGGCGCCTGGACGCAGTACCTGAACACCATCTCGGTCGCCACCAAGGGCGCGCACACCGTGCAGTACCGGGCCACCGACAAGGCGGGCAACGCCGCGGCGGAGAAGTCCGTGTCGTTCACCGTGGTCGAGTCCGGTTCGGACAAGTGCCCGAACTCCGACACGCGGGCGACCGTGATCATCGAACGCGACGACACCGGTGTCGCGAACCCGGACACCGGCAATGGCTGCACCGTCAGCGATCTCGTGGACCAGTACCGCAACTGGGAGAGCCACGGGGTGTTCGTCAGGCACGTCGACACCGTCACCAGCGAGCTGGTGGCCCGCGGCGTGCTGTCCCGCCGGGACGCGGGCGCCATCGTGCGCGCGGCCTCGCGATCCGACATCGGCAGTTAG
- a CDS encoding carboxylesterase family protein has translation MCLTFQLVRLTVFSTFSPLAGRSSEMACSDGDPAEVVLTLSTCPGERAADNGKRPVMVFVHGGGFVTGSSSAAMYDGTAFARDDVVLVTVNYRLGVPGFLDLAGAPANRGLLDVLAALAWVRDTIAVFGGDPGNVTVFGQSAGATLTGALLATAGAKGLFRRAIIQSGSGTGAFTPQQAQRVTTAAATALGVEPTVAAFGEIPDERFLEILPALAGIDLRTETAADPLAGLSPFSLVLPDQPADSLADGPAADVGLLIGTNTEEGNRYLVPKGNPESSAARGEALFGAGTKRMTHAHALISGGRTFAYSFGYRSTALGGKLGAAHTVELPFVFDIAGKPWLHGENGLLGPDPASEGLAARMRGAWVAFARGGDPGWAAYDPRQPHVETFHG, from the coding sequence GTGTGCCTGACGTTTCAGCTTGTCCGGCTGACTGTCTTCAGCACATTCTCGCCGCTGGCGGGCCGCAGCAGCGAGATGGCCTGCTCGGACGGCGACCCGGCGGAGGTCGTGCTGACGCTCAGCACCTGTCCCGGCGAACGGGCGGCCGACAACGGCAAGAGACCGGTGATGGTGTTCGTGCACGGCGGCGGATTCGTCACGGGATCCTCCAGTGCGGCGATGTACGACGGCACCGCGTTCGCTCGGGACGATGTCGTGCTCGTCACCGTGAACTACCGCCTCGGCGTCCCCGGTTTCCTCGACCTGGCGGGTGCGCCCGCCAACCGCGGACTGCTGGACGTGCTCGCCGCGCTCGCGTGGGTCCGTGACACGATCGCGGTGTTCGGCGGCGACCCGGGCAACGTCACGGTCTTCGGGCAGTCCGCGGGCGCCACGCTGACCGGTGCGCTGCTCGCGACGGCGGGAGCGAAGGGCCTGTTCCGGCGCGCGATCATCCAGAGCGGCAGCGGCACCGGCGCCTTCACCCCGCAACAGGCACAACGCGTCACAACCGCAGCGGCCACCGCGTTGGGCGTCGAACCGACAGTCGCAGCGTTCGGTGAGATCCCCGACGAGCGGTTCCTGGAGATCCTGCCCGCCCTGGCAGGCATCGATCTGCGCACCGAAACCGCTGCCGACCCACTCGCCGGGCTCAGCCCGTTCAGCCTGGTGCTCCCGGACCAACCTGCCGACAGCCTGGCAGATGGCCCAGCCGCCGACGTCGGCCTGCTGATCGGCACCAACACCGAAGAAGGAAACCGCTATCTCGTCCCGAAAGGAAACCCGGAGTCCTCGGCGGCGCGCGGGGAAGCCCTGTTCGGTGCGGGTACGAAACGCATGACCCACGCCCACGCGCTGATCTCCGGTGGCCGGACGTTCGCCTACTCGTTCGGGTACCGCTCGACAGCTCTCGGCGGGAAGCTCGGCGCCGCGCACACCGTCGAACTGCCTTTCGTGTTCGACATCGCCGGCAAACCATGGCTTCACGGAGAAAACGGTCTGCTCGGCCCAGACCCGGCCTCCGAAGGCCTGGCGGCCAGGATGCGCGGCGCCTGGGTCGCGTTCGCCCGCGGCGGCGACCCGGGCTGGGCCGCGTACGACCCGCGGCAACCGCACGTGGAGACGTTCCACGGCTGA
- a CDS encoding TetR/AcrR family transcriptional regulator translates to MPRGEHLLGAALRVIAGQGLAGLSVRTVAAESGVSPAQVQYYFRTKTELVRAAFEHSGEQFLADLRAVEGERSIDWLHHLVDVWLPLDERREQRARVWLAYAATAAIDSDLATHSAEVDAELTGVLAAELSELGCLAPQRSAAQLLALIDGVTLRMLTLPMTDRASCVAEVLTPFLRSLIP, encoded by the coding sequence ATGCCCCGAGGTGAGCACCTGCTCGGCGCGGCCCTACGGGTGATCGCCGGGCAGGGGCTCGCGGGGCTAAGCGTGCGCACGGTGGCGGCTGAGTCCGGGGTGTCGCCCGCGCAGGTGCAGTACTACTTCCGCACCAAGACGGAGTTGGTGCGCGCCGCGTTCGAGCACTCGGGCGAGCAGTTCCTCGCGGATCTCCGTGCCGTCGAAGGGGAACGCTCCATCGACTGGCTTCACCATCTCGTCGATGTGTGGCTCCCACTCGACGAGCGCCGCGAGCAACGTGCGCGGGTGTGGCTCGCCTACGCGGCGACCGCCGCGATCGACTCCGACCTGGCCACCCACTCCGCCGAGGTCGACGCGGAGCTGACCGGGGTACTCGCCGCGGAGCTGTCCGAACTCGGTTGCCTCGCACCACAACGATCCGCGGCCCAGCTGCTGGCACTCATCGACGGCGTGACCCTGCGAATGCTGACTCTGCCGATGACTGATCGCGCGTCTTGCGTCGCCGAGGTCCTCACCCCGTTCCTGCGCTCCCTGATTCCTTGA
- a CDS encoding MerR family transcriptional regulator: protein MHSSLVPPRQVKIGDAAAFAGSTPQAIRHYHEIGLLPEPERGADDRRRYGYDDMIRLLWIRKMADAGIALDDIRDAFGTAEADSGDGVEGILERLAESLAEQEAELRRQRTAVQRMRADGSRMGLLSDFVTDRLKSLPEGSVRQADLDSLLVAERIFGPLGAAVQATRFVALAMHPALRADSDRIDAAEEALDDSVAVDDPRVAQVAAERHAFESALHGAIEESGLDKDDDALFDAWDALHPTGGEADLSSGEWEAGSMSAFEAIGKMPYDFSPARLRCVELAEELSAQDSPAR from the coding sequence ATGCATTCGTCGTTGGTGCCGCCCCGCCAGGTCAAGATCGGTGACGCGGCGGCGTTCGCGGGCAGCACGCCACAGGCGATCCGGCACTACCACGAGATCGGCCTGCTCCCCGAGCCTGAGCGGGGCGCCGATGACCGCCGCCGCTACGGGTACGACGACATGATCCGCCTGCTGTGGATCCGCAAGATGGCCGACGCGGGGATCGCCCTTGACGACATCCGTGACGCCTTCGGCACCGCCGAGGCGGACAGCGGAGACGGGGTCGAGGGCATCCTTGAGCGGTTGGCGGAATCGCTCGCCGAGCAGGAGGCGGAATTGCGGCGGCAACGCACCGCCGTGCAGCGGATGCGCGCCGACGGCAGCCGGATGGGCCTGCTCTCCGACTTCGTCACCGACCGCCTCAAGAGCCTGCCCGAGGGTTCGGTGCGGCAGGCGGACCTGGACAGCCTGCTGGTCGCTGAGCGGATCTTCGGCCCGCTCGGCGCGGCCGTCCAGGCCACCCGCTTCGTCGCCCTGGCCATGCATCCCGCTCTGCGAGCGGATTCCGACCGCATCGATGCCGCCGAGGAGGCGCTTGACGACAGCGTCGCCGTCGATGATCCACGGGTGGCTCAGGTGGCCGCGGAACGGCACGCCTTCGAAAGCGCCCTGCATGGCGCCATCGAGGAGTCCGGCCTGGACAAGGACGACGATGCCCTCTTCGACGCCTGGGACGCCCTGCATCCCACCGGCGGCGAGGCCGACCTCAGCTCTGGCGAGTGGGAGGCCGGCTCCATGAGCGCGTTCGAAGCCATCGGCAAGATGCCCTACGACTTCTCCCCTGCCCGCCTGCGCTGCGTGGAACTGGCCGAAGAGCTGTCCGCCCAGGACTCTCCTGCTCGCTGA
- a CDS encoding SLC13 family permease, protein MDDRTRNRTDVDSALLGHTTYRSLGEQKLSPAEERFEKARRTVGLWLAPLVTIVFLALPLDLAGNQQTLAGILLGVIVLWITEAVPIPVGGLIGVALVVLLGVVPADDALEPFGSSTIFTFIGAFILAQAMLKHGIARRFAFRILALPRVGSSTFGVLAAFGGITCLLSAFVSNTATVAMLLPTAVGILAVIAKLLQDRELVASDFDPLRLRVGAALMLMLAYGASVGGLLTPVGSPPNLIGRGLIEEATGERISFAQWFLIALPICLLMFVVLVVVLLLLNRPEIRRIEGVSDYIAQQRAEMGPLSRAEKNTLIAFGVTVTLWIAPGIVAVIFGNDSAVYDTVSGRLNEGVVAVLGAALLYLLPTDWSKREFTLRWRDAAEIDWGTIVLFGTGIIFGSLLASTGLAKTLGQSASQSLGLSSTVMITIFAVVLAVLVSETTSNTASASVVVPIVIPIAVAAGANPFVPALAATFAASFGFMLPVSTPQNAVVYGSGAVSITRMIRSGISFDVLGAILILVGLPVMVAVLGLG, encoded by the coding sequence ATGGACGATCGGACCCGCAATCGCACCGATGTGGACAGCGCGTTGCTCGGCCATACCACCTATCGCAGCCTCGGCGAGCAGAAACTCTCCCCAGCCGAGGAACGATTCGAGAAGGCGCGGCGCACTGTCGGGTTGTGGCTCGCCCCACTGGTGACCATCGTGTTCCTCGCGTTACCCCTTGACCTGGCAGGCAACCAGCAGACGCTCGCGGGCATCCTGCTCGGCGTGATCGTGCTGTGGATCACCGAGGCCGTGCCGATCCCGGTCGGCGGCCTGATCGGCGTCGCACTGGTCGTGCTCCTCGGTGTCGTGCCCGCGGACGACGCGCTCGAACCGTTCGGGTCGTCGACGATCTTCACGTTCATCGGGGCGTTCATCCTCGCCCAGGCCATGCTGAAACACGGGATCGCACGGCGGTTCGCGTTCCGGATCCTGGCGTTGCCCCGGGTCGGCTCGTCGACGTTCGGGGTGCTCGCCGCGTTCGGCGGGATCACGTGCCTGCTCTCGGCGTTCGTGTCCAACACCGCGACCGTGGCGATGCTGCTGCCCACCGCGGTCGGCATCCTGGCCGTGATCGCGAAGCTGTTGCAGGACAGGGAGTTGGTCGCCTCGGACTTCGACCCGTTGCGGTTGCGTGTCGGCGCCGCGCTGATGCTGATGCTCGCGTACGGCGCCAGCGTCGGTGGCCTGCTGACGCCGGTCGGCAGCCCGCCGAACCTGATCGGCCGCGGCCTGATCGAGGAGGCGACGGGGGAGCGGATCTCGTTCGCGCAGTGGTTCCTGATCGCGCTGCCGATCTGCCTGCTGATGTTCGTCGTGCTCGTGGTGGTCCTGCTGCTGCTCAACCGCCCGGAGATCCGCCGCATCGAAGGCGTCAGCGACTACATCGCGCAGCAGCGCGCCGAGATGGGGCCGTTGTCGCGCGCGGAGAAGAACACGCTGATCGCGTTCGGCGTCACCGTGACGCTCTGGATCGCGCCCGGGATCGTGGCGGTGATCTTCGGCAACGACTCCGCGGTGTACGACACGGTCAGCGGCCGTCTCAACGAAGGCGTCGTGGCCGTGCTGGGCGCGGCGCTGCTGTACCTGCTGCCCACCGACTGGTCGAAACGGGAGTTCACCCTGCGCTGGCGGGACGCGGCCGAGATCGACTGGGGCACGATCGTGCTGTTCGGCACGGGCATCATCTTCGGCTCGCTGCTGGCCAGCACCGGGCTGGCCAAGACGCTGGGCCAGTCCGCGTCGCAGTCGCTCGGGCTGAGCAGCACGGTCATGATCACGATCTTCGCGGTCGTACTGGCGGTGCTGGTCTCGGAGACCACGAGCAACACCGCGTCGGCGTCGGTCGTGGTGCCGATCGTGATCCCGATCGCCGTCGCGGCGGGGGCGAACCCGTTCGTGCCCGCGCTGGCCGCCACGTTCGCGGCGTCGTTCGGCTTCATGCTGCCGGTGTCCACGCCGCAGAACGCCGTCGTCTACGGCTCGGGCGCGGTCTCGATCACCCGGATGATCCGGTCGGGTATCTCGTTCGACGTGCTCGGCGCGATCCTGATCCTCGTCGGCCTGCCGGTGATGGTCGCGGTGCTCGGCCTCGGCTAG
- a CDS encoding GNAT family N-acetyltransferase, producing the protein MIRVAGDGDFAGLMALAAEVEDWFGPMVAEPGFHRAVRTHIGRGTALVAGDVSGGLLFDPAGPTYHVDWLVVSKKARGSGIGRALMADAVRRFVRGPGSIEVVTFGPDHPGAESRVFYERLGYVAGPMTEPGPEGGSRQVFRVDV; encoded by the coding sequence GTGATCAGGGTCGCGGGAGACGGCGACTTCGCCGGGCTGATGGCGCTGGCGGCGGAGGTGGAGGACTGGTTCGGACCGATGGTGGCGGAACCTGGTTTCCATCGGGCTGTCCGGACCCACATCGGCCGTGGGACGGCGCTGGTGGCCGGCGATGTGTCCGGCGGTCTGCTGTTCGACCCGGCCGGGCCGACCTACCACGTCGACTGGCTGGTGGTGTCGAAGAAGGCACGCGGGTCCGGGATCGGGCGTGCGCTGATGGCCGACGCCGTGCGCAGGTTCGTGCGTGGCCCGGGAAGTATCGAGGTCGTGACGTTCGGGCCGGACCACCCGGGCGCCGAGTCGCGCGTGTTCTACGAACGACTCGGCTACGTGGCCGGCCCGATGACCGAACCGGGCCCGGAGGGTGGATCGAGGCAGGTCTTCAGGGTTGACGTGTGA